The Streptomyces sp. HUAS MG91 sequence CTGAACCAGCCGGGCTGCCCCGCCCAGCCGGATAAAGTCGCTCGGTACAACTGGTTGTGGGGACAACCAGAGCGCCTTGGGGAGGGCATGCGGAACATGAGTCGTCGTTCTGGTGGCATGGTCGGTGCTTGGGCCGAGATGCAGAGGCAGCAGCAGCGTCAGGTGGAGACCGAGGCCCGGCGGCAGCGCCTCGAAGAGCAGCAGGCGCGCGCCCATCAGCGGCGGGCCGCCCAGAGCTACCGCGAGTACCGACAGGCCGAGGCGGCGCGCCGCACCGAGGAACTGGACGCCCAGATCACCGTGCTCCAGAACCTTCTCGCCAGCGGGTGCCGGACCCCTGCCTTCAGCGCGTCGTCGCTGCTGCGCCCGGAACAGATCGCTCCCTTCGCGCCGGGTCGGCTGGGGCAGCCTGTGTCCATGCCGGTCAGCGACCATTACCAGGCACAGGGCGGCTGGACGGCCGGCCGCAGAGCTCAGGCCCAGGCCGAGGCGAGGGCACGCTTCGAACGGGACTGGCACGCGGCCCAGGCCGCTGAGGCGCAGCGACTCCAACAACTTGCCGCCTATCAAAGGGAGTACGAGCATTGGGCGGATGCCCAACTGGCCGACACCCGGCGCCACAACACGGGGATCGCCGAGCTGACAGAGGGAGTGCGCCGACGCGATCCCGATGCTGTGGTCGAGTACTTCTCGGCGGCGCTCTACGCGTCGACCGCGTGGCCGGAAGGGTTTCCCCGCCAGGTTGCCGCGGCCTATGACGCGGCGGCAGGGCAGTTGGTTCTCGACTGGGAACTCCCCGGCTACGACATCGTCCCCGAGGCCAAGGCCGTCCGATACCTGTCCAGTACGGACCAGGAGAAGGAGACAGCACGTCCGGTCGGTCAGCGACGTTCGGTCTATCGCGAGGTCCTGGCTCAGTGCGTACTGCTCGTGCTGCACGACGTCTTCGCTGCCGACGAGTCCGGCGTGATCGAGTCCGTGACCCTGAACGGTTTCGTGGACGGGCACGACCCCGCGACGGGAAGACGCGGGCGTATCTATCTGGCGACCGTGATGGCGCCCGGCGTGACCTTCCGCGGGCTGCACATCGAGCAGGTGGATCCCCTCAGCTGCCTGGCTGACGCGCTGCGCGGACAGCTTTCGGTCCGCCCGGACCAACTGACGCCGGTGCGCCCGGGCCGCTTGCCGCAGGACATCGGGAATCGCGTCGTCACCCATGGCACGGACGACGATCCGGATCTGTACTCAATGGATCCGATCGCGTTCGAAGACCTGGTGGCTGAGCTGTTCCGTGCCATGGGGATGCAAGCGGTCACCACTCAGCGCTCCAACGACGGTGGCGTGGACGTCGACGCACTGGACCCGGCGCCCATCAGAGGCGGCAAGATCGTCGTTCAGGTGAAGCGCTACCGCAACACCGTGCCGCCCACCGCGGTGCGCGATCTGTACGGGACGGTCCAGGACGCCGGCGCCAACAAGGGCGTCCTCGTCACGACGTCGAAGTTCGGCCCGGGCTCACACACGTTCGCCAACGGGAAACCCTTGGAGCTGATCTCTGGGACGGAACTCGTCGACCTGCTCCACCGGCACGGGCTGCGCGGACGCCTGGGCGGTGACGCCTCGCCCGCATCGGCGAATTCCACGGCGACGGTTCCCGACCTCCGGCTTCCCGACGACTACAACGTCCTGGGCATGTCCTGGACCGGAGACGTCCGCCTCGACGTCTGTGCCCTTGTCTGCCAGGGCAACCGGGTGCTCAGCGACGACCACTTCGTGTTCTTCAACAACCCGCAGACTCCGGACGGCTCCGTGCGCGCACTTCCCGCCACCGCACCCGACAAGGCCGCCATCTGCGTCTCCTTCGACGGGCTGCCCGCCGCTGCCGACCGGTTCGTCCTGGTGGCCGCAGTCGATCCGGAGACCAACCCGGACGCGGACCTCTCAGGGTTCACGAACGCCGGCATCCGGCTCCTGGACCCGGCGCTGACGGAACTGGGGCGGCTTGAAGTCTCCGACGGCCGACCAGGAGAGACCGCCCTCGTCCTCGGCTCGTTCCGCCACCGGCCCAACGGCGACTGGGACTTCGTCCTCGGCGGCAAGGGCTACACGGGAGGCCTGGAAGAACTCGTACGCGATTTCGGCATCGACGTCGAGTGACCACATATGGTGCTGCCCCTTACCAGGCGCGATTACTCGCCAGGCACTATGGGTGATAACCGACGTGCCGTACATGATGGTCGCTATCTACAGCTGGAGCGCTAGGGGAGAAAGGTCAGGAGAGCCAGCGTGTAGAGCCCGACGACCATGGGGGCCAGGTAGCCTTCCCACGCTTCGATCCCCTTCTGTTCCGAGTCGTGCGTGGCGTGCTTCGTGCGTTGGATTCCGGCGAACGTCCCGGCCACACAAAGGAACAGGCCGGCCCCGACGAGCCAATTCACGCCGGTCGAGGTGAAGGATCCATGGATTCCGCACAGGCGCAGGATCACTCCCACCAGCACGGGCAGACCGCTGGCGACAGTGATGCGATCGACTTTCCGGTAAGCGGTCTCCTTGCTGTCGATCCACTGCTCCAGCACCCACTCCCTCCTGATGTCCTCGTCCGCCGGCCCCGACTGCCAACTGTCCGCCACGGCGAATGAGACGAAGAATGTGGCCGCGAGTCCGCCCGCACCTGTGGTGATCGCGAAGAGGCCTTTCTCGTCCTTCAGGTAGATGGCGGCGAGGACCTCGAACGACGCGAGAACCGAGACGGTGGCGATCGCGACCGGGACCGCCGTGTACAGGACGGCTGCCGGGAGGTTGGCCGTGTTGTCCTTTTCCGCGCCGATGGCGGCCAGGCCCATGGAACCGGTGAGGCTTCCTATGGTGGCCACCACCAGCAGGCCGCAGGCCAGGGCGACCAATGTCTCCGAGCCCTTGTGCTTGTTGGAGGTGAAGAGAACGGTGACGGTAGGAATGGCAAGCGCCCCGAAAGCTCCCACGATGGGTGCGTAAGCGGCTGCTCCACGGCGGATGTCGTAGTGACCTTCCGCCGTGGAGGCTCCCTGACTGTTTCTGCCCATGCGGGAAAAGCTAGAGCCGCAGTGATGCCCAAGGGGCGCCATGCAAGTCCGGTTACGCATCAGGCATGACCTGATATAGACGGCTCAACTATTGAATCTCGCTCAGCCCAGTTCCGGAGCCGGTGCGACCCCCACCGGACACGAAACCCCCGTCCCCCCACCCCCGCAGTACCCGCCCGGATTCTTCTCCAGGTACTGCTGGTGCTCCGGCTCAGCCGGATAGAAGGGGCGGGTGTCCGACGGGAGGATCGCCGTCGTGATCGTGCCGTGGCCCGAACCGGTCAGGACCTGCTGGTACGCCGCGCGGGAGGCCTCCGCGGCGGCGGCCTGCGCGGGGGAGTGGGTGTAGACCGAGGAGCGGTACTGGGTGCCCACGTCGGTGCCCTGGCGGAAGCCCTGGGTCGGGTCGTGGTTCTCCCAGAAGAGCTTCAGGAGTTCGCCGTACGGGACGACGGACGGGTCGTAGATCACCCGTACCGCCTCCGCGTGCCCCGTTAGGCCCGAGCCGACCTCGTCGTACGACGGGTTCTCGGTGTGGCCGCCCTGGTAGCCGACGAGCGTCGTCCACACGCCCGGTGTCCGCCAGAAGACGCGCTCGGCGCCCCAGAAGCAGCCGAGCGCGAAGTCGGCGACCGCCAAGCCGTCCGGATACGGGCCCAGCAGCGGGGTGCCGAGGACCGTGTGCCGCTCCGGGACCGTGAATTCGGGCTCGGAGCGGCCGCGCAGGGCCTGCTCGGGGGTGGGCAGGACCGGGGTCCGGCCGAAGAGTGCCATGGGGTGCTGCCTCCCGGTGTCGACGTCACCCCCGACAACAACCGGGGCGCGGCCCGCGATTCCGGCGTCAGGCCGACAGGGTCGCCGGGCTGCCCCCGTTCGCCTCGTAACCGGCCACCGCCAGCGCCCGGTACACGGCGTACGACGCCGCCGGATCGGCCTCCGCCGTCCACGGCACGGCGCCCACGTGCCCGTCGACCCGCACCAGCTGCTGCATCGCCTCCGACCAGCGCTCGCTGCGCACCAGGAAGAACACCAGCAGATGCCGTACGTGCGCGAGCATCGGGTCGTCGGGCCGCGCCGCGTGCACCGCGAACAGGGCGCCGTGCAGGGCCTTGGAGACGACCTCGCTCTCGTAGAAGCCGCGCACCAGATTCACATCGGGCATGTGCTCGTACAGCGCGAAGAGCGGCAGCGCGGCCAGCAGCGAGCCGCGCGGGGCGCGGGCGGCGGCGGCCTCGGCGAAGGCGAACGCCTGCTCGCGCGAGCCGTGCCACTTCTCGCACCAGTAGCGCAGGCCGGCCAGGTGCGCCCCCATGTGCCCGGGCGCGGTGTCCAGGATCTTCAGCCAGACCTGCTCGAACTCCGGCTGGGAGTAACCGAGCCCGCGGGCCACCGCGAGATGCGTGATGTGCGGGACCGGGTCACCCGGCGCGAGCAGCGCGGCCTGCTCACAGGCGCCGCGCGCCTCCTCCAGGATGATCCGCTGCTCGTCCTCGGTGCCGCCGCCCCGCCACGCCTGCTGCACCAGGAACTCGGCGAACACCTGTGCCCCGCCCGCGTCCTTGGGCTGCTGCGAGCGCCAGGCGTGCAGCCACCCGGCGCCGAGCCGCGGCGTCGCCTGCGCTTCGAGGGCGGCGGCACCGGCGATCGCCTGCACCCGCTCCCACCGCGCCTCGGTCTCCCGGCCGGTCCCGGCCAGCAATTGCGAAGCGGCCGTGAAATCCTGATTGCGCTGGACGACGGACATCACGTCGAGCAGATCCTGGTCGGGCCCGGGCAGCCGGACGTCCAGGTCCTCCTGTCGCATGAACCCGTAGTCCGCCGGATCGGCGGCGTCCGGCGACCCCGGTGCCACCTGACGGATGCCGCCGCGCCTGCGCAGCATCACCACCCAGGCGATCATCAGCACGGCCATCAGCCCCCAGAGAATTCCCATGCTTCAAAGCTAACCGAGGCGGCGACGGCTCTCCGGCGCACTACTCTCGGGGCACATGAGCGACACGCACAGCCAGAGCGAAGCCCACCGCGGCTTCGAGACCACCGCCATCCACGCCGGGAACACGGCCGACCCCGTCACCGGCGCCGTGGTCCCGCCGATCTACCAGGTCTCCACGTACAAGCAGGACGGCGTGGGCGGTCTGCGCGGCGGCTACGAGTACAGCCGCAGCGCCAACCCCACCCGTACCGCCCTGGAGGAGAACCTCGCCGCGCTGGAGGGCGGCCGTCGCGGCCTCGCCTTCGCGTCGGGCCTGGCCGCCGAGGACTGCCTGCTGCGTACGCTGCTCAGCCCGGGGGACCACGTGGTCATCCCGAACGACGCGTACGGCGGCACGTTCCGTCTGTTCGCGAAGGTCGTCTCGCGCTGGGGCGTCGAGTGGTCCGTCGCCGACACCAGCGACGCGGCGGCCGTCCGGGCCGCGCTCACGCCGAAGACGAAGGTCATCTGGGTCGAGACCCCGTCGAACCCGCTGCTCGGCATCACGGACATCGCCGCCGTCGCCCAGGTCGCCCGGGACGCGGGCGCCCGCCTCGTCGTCGACAACACCTTCGCCAGCCCCTACCTCCAGCAGCCGCTGGCGCTCGGCGCGGACGTCGTCGTGCACTCCATGACCAAGTACATGGGCGGCCACTCCGACGTGGTCGGCGGCGCCCTGGTCGTGAGCGACGAGGCGCTGGGCGAGGAGCTGGCCTACCACCAGAACGCGATGGGCGCGGTCGCCGGGCCCTTCGACTCCTGGCTGGTGCTGCGCGGCATCAAGACGCTCCCCGTCCGCATGGACCGGCACAGTGAGAACGCCACCCGGGTCGCCGAGATGCTCGGCCGCCACCCCCGCGTCACCAAGGTCCTCTACCCGGGCCTGCCCGACCACCCGGGCCACGAGATCGCCGCGAAGCAGATGAAGGCGTTCGGCGGCATGGTGTCGTTCCAGGTCGAGGGCGGCGAGGCGGCGGCCGTCGAGGTCTGCAACCGCGCCAAGCTGTTCACCCTCGGCGAGTCCCTGGGCGGCGTCGAGTCGCTCATCGAGCACCCGGGCCGGATGACGCACGCCTCGGTCGCCGGGTCGGCCCTGGAGGTCCCCGCCGACCTGGTCCGGCTCTCGGTCGGCATCGAGTCGGTGGACGACCTCCTCGCCGACCTCAAGCAGGCCCTGGAGGGCTGAGCAGGCTCACCAAGCCACGCCGTACGGGCTCGGGCTCACCCGGCCACGCCGTACAGGCGGTACGGGCTCGGGCTCACCAGCCCGTCAGCGGTGGAGTCGTCTCCGACGGCGGCTCCACCCACGGCCGGGTCATGGTCGCCCACACCAGGAACGCGACCACCGCCACGGCCAGCACGCACCACAGCACCCGCCGGACGGTCCGCCGCCGGCGCAGCGTCCGGGTGCCCCGGCGCATCGCCTCCGCGCACAGCTCGGCGGGGACCGCGGGCGGTGCGGCGGAGTCGAGCACGGCGCGCACCGACGCCGACTTGCGGTCGTCGAGGCTCATGTCGAGGCCGCCTTCGGCAGCGGCGTCACGGACGCCGGTCCGCGCGGCGGATGCAGCACCAGGCCCATCGCGCGGGTGTGCACGGCACGGACCCGCTCCATGGGAAGGCCGAGCAGCGCCGCCACCTGCTCCTCGCCGACCCCTTCGAACAGCCGGAGAACGAGAATCAGCCGTTCCTGCGGCGACAGGTGCCGCAGGACACCGTCCGGCCTGCGGTGCCGGGGCCGGGGCGGCCAGGTGCCGCGCGCGAAGCGGACGGCCAGGTCCTTGCGGGCGCAGTCGTAGGGATCCTCCCCCCGAAGACGGTCCCAGGAGGCATACGTCCGGGCGAGGGAGGCCGTGAGGAGTCTGCGCGCGCGGGGATTGTCGTCATGGGGCTCGGCGGTCAGCAGCGTCGCGGCATGGAGCAGCCGCCCGGCCGCGCCCGCGACGAACGCCTCGAACTCGCGGGCCCGGCGGGCATCCCGGGACGCCTGCCGATCGCGCACCCTTCATATGAGGCCTGCCGCGGCCCCCCGGTCAAGAGGCGGGAGCCGCGGCAGTGCGGATGTCCGGGGGCTTTTCACGACACGCCCCGGGGACCCTCAGGACTCGGCGGGCGGAACGGCCTGGCCCGACTGGCGCGCCGAGAGGGCCGTGTTGAAGCGCGTGAGGAGCGCGCAGAACTGTTCGCGCTCCTGCGGCTCCCAGTCCTGCGTCAATTGCGCCATCAATTCCTGCCTCGACGTACGGACTTCGTCGAGGCGGGCGAGACCGCGTGGGGAGAGCTGGAGCACGACGGCCCGGCCGTCCTCGGGATGCGACGTGCGCTTCACGAGACCGGTGTCGACGAGCGGGGCGACCTGGCGGGTCACCGTGGAGGAATCGATCCCCATGCTCGCCGCGAGCGCCTTGACGCCCATCGGACCTTCTTTGTCGAGGCGGTTGAGCAGCAGATACGCGGCTCGGTCCATGGAATTGCGCACCTGCCCGACCCCGCCGAGCCGGGTCTGTTCGGCGCGACGGGCGAAGACCGCCACCTCGTGCTGCAGCGTTTCGAGGAGGCCGGTGTCGCCGGCGGTCGACATGTCCATCGTTTCCTGTGGTGTGGGCATGGCCGGGGGCTCACTTCATGCGTGGGTGGTGGATTGCACTCAATTTCTCAATGACGAGATTGGCCCACAGAGTACGCGGCGAAAGCGCTGGCCGTACCGGCCGTGCGCAATCCGGTCTCGCAGCGTGAACATCCCGGGTCACCTGCGGCGTGAGCTGCGAGACTTCCGTCATGAGCTACAGCGCGTCTGACTCCTTGCCTTTCCCGGCCGCGGTCACTCTGGACGACGTACGCGGTGCGCAGAAAATGCTCTCCGGGGTGTCCCGGGTGACAACGATGGCGCACAGTCACCACCTCTCCCAACTGGTGGGATCTCCGGTCCATCTCAAGTGCGAGAACCTCCAGCGGACCGGTTCCTTCAAGCTGCGCGGCGCCTACGTGCGGATCGCCGGGCTGCTGCCCGAGGAGCGGGCCGCCGGAGTGGTGGCGGCGAGCGCGGGCAACCACGCACAGGGGGTGGCCCTCGCCTCCTCGCTCCTCGGCGTGCGCTCCACGGTGTTCATGCCGGTCGGCGCGCCCCTGCCCAAGGTCGCCGCGACCCGCGACTACGGGGCTGAGGTGCGGCTGCACGGCCAGGTGGTGGACGAGACGCTGGCCGCCGCCCAGGAGTACGCCGAGCGGACCGGCGCCGTCTTCATCCACCCCTTCGACCACCCGGACATCGTGGCCGGGCAGGGCACGCTCGGCCTGGAGATCCTGGAGCAGTGCCCGGAGGCGCGCACGATCGTCGTCGGGATCGGCGGCGGGGGCCTGGCGGCCGGTCTCGCGGTCGCCGTGAAGGCGCTGCGCCCCGAGGTACGGGTGATCGGGGTGCAGGCGGCCGGCGCGGCCGCGTACCCGCCCTCGCTGGCGGCCGGGCGGCCGGTGGCGATCGACGCCCCGGCGACGATGGCCGACGGCATCAAGGTGGGGCGGCCCGGCGACATCCCGTTCCGGCTGGTCGCCGACCTGGTCGACGAGGTCCGTACGGTGACCGAGGACCAGCTCTCCAGCGCCCTGCTGCTCTGCCTGGAGCGCGCCAAGATGGTCGTCGAACCGGCCGGCGCGAGCCCGGTCGCGGCGCTGCTCGCCGATCCCGCCGGCTTCGAGGGCCCGGTGGTCGCGCTGCTGTCCGGCGGCAACGTCGACCCGCTGCTGATGCAGCGCGTCCTCACCCACGGCATGGCCGCGGCAGGCCGCTACCTCTCGCTGCGGCTGCGCCTGACCGACCGCCCCGGCGCCCTGGCCACGCTCCTCGGGGTGCTGTCGGTGGCCGACGCCAACGTCCTGGACGTGGGCCACGTCCGCACCGATCCGCGGCTCGGGCT is a genomic window containing:
- a CDS encoding MarR family transcriptional regulator, with the protein product MDMSTAGDTGLLETLQHEVAVFARRAEQTRLGGVGQVRNSMDRAAYLLLNRLDKEGPMGVKALAASMGIDSSTVTRQVAPLVDTGLVKRTSHPEDGRAVVLQLSPRGLARLDEVRTSRQELMAQLTQDWEPQEREQFCALLTRFNTALSARQSGQAVPPAES
- a CDS encoding sigma factor-like helix-turn-helix DNA-binding protein, translating into MRDRQASRDARRAREFEAFVAGAAGRLLHAATLLTAEPHDDNPRARRLLTASLARTYASWDRLRGEDPYDCARKDLAVRFARGTWPPRPRHRRPDGVLRHLSPQERLILVLRLFEGVGEEQVAALLGLPMERVRAVHTRAMGLVLHPPRGPASVTPLPKAAST
- the ilvA gene encoding threonine ammonia-lyase: MSYSASDSLPFPAAVTLDDVRGAQKMLSGVSRVTTMAHSHHLSQLVGSPVHLKCENLQRTGSFKLRGAYVRIAGLLPEERAAGVVAASAGNHAQGVALASSLLGVRSTVFMPVGAPLPKVAATRDYGAEVRLHGQVVDETLAAAQEYAERTGAVFIHPFDHPDIVAGQGTLGLEILEQCPEARTIVVGIGGGGLAAGLAVAVKALRPEVRVIGVQAAGAAAYPPSLAAGRPVAIDAPATMADGIKVGRPGDIPFRLVADLVDEVRTVTEDQLSSALLLCLERAKMVVEPAGASPVAALLADPAGFEGPVVALLSGGNVDPLLMQRVLTHGMAAAGRYLSLRLRLTDRPGALATLLGVLSVADANVLDVGHVRTDPRLGLTEAEVELHLEMKGPAHCAAVEAALSGAGYTVTGKSV
- a CDS encoding cystathionine gamma-synthase, with amino-acid sequence MSDTHSQSEAHRGFETTAIHAGNTADPVTGAVVPPIYQVSTYKQDGVGGLRGGYEYSRSANPTRTALEENLAALEGGRRGLAFASGLAAEDCLLRTLLSPGDHVVIPNDAYGGTFRLFAKVVSRWGVEWSVADTSDAAAVRAALTPKTKVIWVETPSNPLLGITDIAAVAQVARDAGARLVVDNTFASPYLQQPLALGADVVVHSMTKYMGGHSDVVGGALVVSDEALGEELAYHQNAMGAVAGPFDSWLVLRGIKTLPVRMDRHSENATRVAEMLGRHPRVTKVLYPGLPDHPGHEIAAKQMKAFGGMVSFQVEGGEAAAVEVCNRAKLFTLGESLGGVESLIEHPGRMTHASVAGSALEVPADLVRLSVGIESVDDLLADLKQALEG
- a CDS encoding restriction endonuclease; protein product: MSRRSGGMVGAWAEMQRQQQRQVETEARRQRLEEQQARAHQRRAAQSYREYRQAEAARRTEELDAQITVLQNLLASGCRTPAFSASSLLRPEQIAPFAPGRLGQPVSMPVSDHYQAQGGWTAGRRAQAQAEARARFERDWHAAQAAEAQRLQQLAAYQREYEHWADAQLADTRRHNTGIAELTEGVRRRDPDAVVEYFSAALYASTAWPEGFPRQVAAAYDAAAGQLVLDWELPGYDIVPEAKAVRYLSSTDQEKETARPVGQRRSVYREVLAQCVLLVLHDVFAADESGVIESVTLNGFVDGHDPATGRRGRIYLATVMAPGVTFRGLHIEQVDPLSCLADALRGQLSVRPDQLTPVRPGRLPQDIGNRVVTHGTDDDPDLYSMDPIAFEDLVAELFRAMGMQAVTTQRSNDGGVDVDALDPAPIRGGKIVVQVKRYRNTVPPTAVRDLYGTVQDAGANKGVLVTTSKFGPGSHTFANGKPLELISGTELVDLLHRHGLRGRLGGDASPASANSTATVPDLRLPDDYNVLGMSWTGDVRLDVCALVCQGNRVLSDDHFVFFNNPQTPDGSVRALPATAPDKAAICVSFDGLPAAADRFVLVAAVDPETNPDADLSGFTNAGIRLLDPALTELGRLEVSDGRPGETALVLGSFRHRPNGDWDFVLGGKGYTGGLEELVRDFGIDVE
- the msrA gene encoding peptide-methionine (S)-S-oxide reductase MsrA, producing MALFGRTPVLPTPEQALRGRSEPEFTVPERHTVLGTPLLGPYPDGLAVADFALGCFWGAERVFWRTPGVWTTLVGYQGGHTENPSYDEVGSGLTGHAEAVRVIYDPSVVPYGELLKLFWENHDPTQGFRQGTDVGTQYRSSVYTHSPAQAAAAEASRAAYQQVLTGSGHGTITTAILPSDTRPFYPAEPEHQQYLEKNPGGYCGGGGTGVSCPVGVAPAPELG